The Metabacillus sediminilitoris genome window below encodes:
- a CDS encoding UxaA family hydrolase: MQFWGYRRPDGRVGVRNHVLILPTITCATQTAQRVTELVSGTVTFIHQHGCAQVGTDYDQTARTYAGMGMNPNVYGVIVLGLGCETHQAHRIGDEIAKCGKPVQTVSIQDNGGTLQTIAEVAKIAVRMVQDASMVQRELCDFSELIVGTECGGSDACSGLSANPAVGRTSDMIVEQGGTAILAETTELIGAEHLLANRAANDEVAKKAYAVIKMMENRSIQMGVDIRTGNPSPGNIEGGLSSLEEKSLGASTKSGTTRLEEVIDYAQRPTKKGLVWMDTPGHDIEQLTGMVAGGAQVVLFTSGRGTPTGSPIAPVIKISTNTPMFERMNENMDLDAGTIVDGKETVAEVGMRIMEEIQAVSNGKLTKAEILKQHDFGIWRIGPTF, encoded by the coding sequence ATGCAGTTTTGGGGATATCGTCGTCCAGATGGACGCGTTGGTGTTCGTAATCATGTTCTCATTTTACCAACGATAACATGTGCAACACAAACGGCACAACGTGTAACAGAGCTTGTTAGTGGAACAGTCACATTTATTCACCAGCACGGTTGTGCACAAGTAGGAACAGATTACGACCAAACGGCTCGAACCTATGCTGGTATGGGCATGAATCCAAATGTATACGGTGTCATTGTCCTTGGACTCGGCTGTGAAACACATCAGGCACACCGTATTGGTGATGAAATTGCAAAATGCGGCAAACCTGTGCAAACGGTATCAATCCAAGACAATGGCGGCACACTGCAAACAATTGCCGAGGTAGCTAAGATTGCAGTAAGAATGGTTCAGGATGCATCAATGGTTCAGAGGGAGCTTTGTGATTTTAGTGAACTAATCGTTGGGACGGAGTGCGGAGGATCTGATGCATGTTCAGGTCTTTCCGCAAACCCAGCAGTTGGACGCACAAGCGATATGATTGTCGAACAAGGCGGCACAGCAATTTTAGCGGAAACGACGGAATTAATTGGTGCTGAGCATTTACTAGCAAACCGTGCTGCAAACGATGAGGTAGCAAAAAAAGCGTATGCTGTCATTAAAATGATGGAAAATCGCTCAATTCAAATGGGTGTTGATATCCGTACCGGCAACCCAAGCCCTGGAAATATAGAAGGTGGTTTAAGTTCGCTCGAGGAAAAATCACTTGGTGCTTCAACAAAATCAGGCACGACACGATTGGAAGAAGTAATCGACTATGCGCAAAGGCCGACAAAAAAAGGGTTGGTCTGGATGGATACGCCAGGTCATGACATTGAGCAATTAACAGGAATGGTGGCTGGCGGGGCACAAGTTGTTCTCTTTACTAGTGGCCGTGGAACACCAACTGGGTCACCGATAGCCCCTGTTATTAAAATATCAACGAATACTCCAATGTTTGAACGCATGAATGAAAACATGGATCTCGATGCTGGTACGATTGTCGATGGCAAGGAAACTGTTGCTGAAGTCGGTATGAGAATCATGGAGGAAATTCAAGCCGTATCTAACGGCAAATTAACAAAAGCAGAAATCTTGAAGCAGCATGATTTTGGTATTTGGAGAATTGGTCCAACATTTTAA
- the gucD gene encoding alpha-ketoglutaric semialdehyde dehydrogenase GucD, protein MTTSIKTTTYQNFINNRWIESVSGKTIASINPATKEIIGYVQNSTIEELNAAVDAAYVAKKAWRKLGQSARGQLLFKTANILEENLEEIAETMTREMGKTLPEAKGETARGIAILRYYAGEGMRKDGDVIPSSDKDALMFTKRTPLGVVGVITPWNFPVAIPIWKIAPALVYGNTIVFKPASEAAVTAAKVVECFEKAGFPEGVLNFVTGSGSVIGQSLIDHPKLNAITFTGSESVGHSVAKSASARGIKYQLEMGGKNPVIVTKDANIDQAVEAVISGGFRSSGQKCTASSRVVVESTVYEEFKQKLIEATEKITVGNGLKDGIWMGPCASESQFNTFKEYIEKGKQEGATLVCGGEVLTGGEYDNGFFVTPAIFDNVTIEMAIAQDEIFGPVIALIKADDLEEAIELANNTKYGLSASIFTTNISSILEFIDEIEAGLVRINAESAGVELQAPFGGMKASSSGSREQGEAAKEFFTAIKTVFIKGS, encoded by the coding sequence ATGACAACTTCAATTAAAACAACTACTTATCAAAACTTTATTAATAACCGCTGGATTGAATCTGTATCTGGAAAAACGATTGCGAGTATTAACCCTGCAACAAAAGAAATAATCGGATACGTTCAAAATTCTACTATTGAAGAATTAAACGCTGCTGTTGATGCTGCGTACGTTGCGAAAAAAGCCTGGCGCAAACTTGGTCAATCAGCTCGTGGTCAACTACTCTTTAAAACTGCGAACATATTAGAAGAAAATCTTGAAGAAATTGCCGAAACGATGACAAGAGAAATGGGAAAAACCCTTCCAGAAGCAAAAGGTGAAACAGCAAGAGGTATTGCTATTCTTCGTTACTATGCAGGTGAAGGGATGAGGAAAGATGGAGATGTTATTCCATCCTCAGATAAAGATGCACTTATGTTTACAAAACGTACTCCGCTCGGGGTTGTAGGTGTAATTACGCCTTGGAATTTCCCGGTTGCGATTCCAATTTGGAAAATTGCTCCTGCACTTGTATATGGAAACACAATTGTGTTTAAACCTGCAAGCGAAGCAGCAGTTACAGCAGCTAAAGTTGTTGAATGCTTTGAAAAAGCCGGTTTCCCTGAAGGTGTCTTGAACTTCGTAACAGGATCAGGTTCTGTGATAGGGCAGAGCTTAATAGACCATCCAAAACTAAATGCTATTACCTTCACTGGTTCTGAAAGTGTTGGGCATAGTGTAGCGAAATCTGCTTCTGCTCGTGGGATCAAATATCAGCTTGAAATGGGTGGTAAAAACCCAGTAATCGTTACGAAAGATGCCAACATTGATCAAGCTGTTGAAGCTGTCATAAGCGGTGGATTCCGTTCATCTGGCCAAAAATGTACTGCATCAAGCCGCGTTGTCGTGGAATCTACTGTCTATGAAGAATTCAAACAAAAGCTTATTGAAGCAACAGAAAAAATTACTGTTGGTAATGGGCTAAAAGATGGTATCTGGATGGGTCCTTGTGCAAGTGAAAGTCAGTTCAATACGTTTAAAGAATACATTGAAAAAGGAAAACAAGAGGGTGCGACACTTGTCTGTGGCGGGGAAGTGTTAACAGGTGGAGAATATGATAACGGTTTCTTTGTTACCCCAGCTATTTTCGATAATGTCACAATAGAAATGGCAATTGCACAAGATGAAATTTTTGGCCCAGTTATCGCTCTTATTAAAGCGGACGATCTTGAAGAAGCGATTGAATTAGCAAATAATACGAAATACGGTTTAAGTGCATCGATCTTTACTACAAATATTAGCTCAATTCTTGAATTTATTGATGAAATTGAAGCAGGACTTGTCCGCATTAACGCTGAAAGTGCAGGTGTTGAGCTCCAAGCACCATTTGGAGGCATGAAAGCTTCAAGCAGCGGTTCTCGCGAACAAGGGGAAGCAGCGAAGGAATTTTTCACTGCTATTAAAACGGTATTTATTAAAGGCTCTTAA
- the dgoD gene encoding galactonate dehydratase, whose translation MKISKVSLFKVPPRWLFIKIETDEGITGWGEPVVEGRADTVKAAVTELTDYLIGRNPNDIEDIWQTLYRGGFYRGGPILMSAISGIEQALWDIKGKYYNIPVYEMLGGKARQKIKVYSWVGGDRPADVVAAAKEKQDQGFLAVKMNASEEMNYIDSFSKVEAVIERVASIREAVGKDFGIGVDFHGRIHKTMAKTIVKELEPYRPMFIEEPVLPENNEALRDIAMHTTCPIATGERMYTRWGFKQLLQDGYVDIIQPDLSHTGGILEGKKIAAMAEAYDVAIAPHCPLGPMTLASSIHLDASTPNFIIQEQSLGIHYNEGMDILDYIKNPEVFAYENGYVNISEKPGLGIEINEEKVKQAAEVGHDWRNPIWRHEDGSIAEW comes from the coding sequence ATGAAAATTTCAAAAGTATCTTTATTCAAGGTACCACCGCGGTGGCTTTTTATAAAAATTGAAACAGACGAAGGCATTACAGGTTGGGGAGAACCTGTTGTAGAAGGTCGTGCCGATACTGTAAAAGCTGCAGTTACTGAACTAACAGATTACTTAATCGGCCGCAACCCTAACGACATTGAAGATATTTGGCAGACACTGTATCGAGGAGGATTTTACCGTGGCGGACCAATTTTAATGAGCGCAATTTCCGGAATTGAACAGGCGTTATGGGACATTAAAGGAAAGTACTACAACATACCAGTATATGAAATGCTTGGAGGAAAAGCTCGTCAAAAAATTAAAGTGTACTCATGGGTAGGGGGAGATCGACCCGCTGATGTTGTCGCTGCCGCCAAAGAAAAGCAAGATCAAGGCTTCCTGGCTGTGAAAATGAATGCATCTGAAGAAATGAATTACATAGACAGTTTTTCAAAAGTTGAAGCAGTTATTGAGCGCGTTGCATCCATTAGAGAAGCAGTCGGAAAGGACTTTGGCATCGGTGTTGATTTTCATGGACGTATTCATAAAACGATGGCAAAAACAATTGTAAAAGAATTGGAACCATACCGTCCAATGTTTATCGAAGAACCTGTTCTACCAGAAAACAATGAAGCACTTCGTGACATTGCTATGCATACGACGTGCCCAATTGCGACTGGTGAAAGAATGTATACTCGCTGGGGATTTAAGCAACTTCTCCAAGATGGTTACGTTGATATTATTCAGCCGGATCTGTCGCATACAGGTGGTATTTTAGAAGGAAAAAAAATTGCTGCAATGGCAGAAGCATATGATGTGGCTATTGCGCCGCATTGTCCTCTAGGTCCGATGACGCTAGCTTCATCTATACATCTTGACGCATCAACACCAAACTTTATCATTCAGGAGCAAAGCTTAGGAATCCATTATAACGAAGGAATGGATATTCTCGACTATATAAAGAACCCTGAAGTGTTTGCCTATGAAAATGGTTATGTAAATATATCAGAAAAACCAGGACTTGGAATTGAAATTAATGAAGAGAAAGTAAAACAAGCAGCAGAAGTTGGTCATGATTGGAGAAATCCAATCTGGCGTCATGAAGACGGTAGTATCGCCGAATGGTAA
- a CDS encoding dihydrodipicolinate synthase family protein encodes MNFQGIIPPVVTLFDEAGNLDLMLNKRYIDKLISQNIHGILLMGSSGEFSSLTTEERKLYVREMIKHINGRVPVMVGVGHTALKDVLDLTSYAEEHGADGVLVVNPYYWKLSDEQLYRFFSCVAEHTKLQVFIYNIPQLTGQNLSVELIKRLAEAHSNIVGIKETVSDFGHIRQVLTETKKVRSDFQVFSAFDEHFLPALMIGAAGSINGSAVFAPEIAVDLYETFQKGDLLTAQKNHQVISKLMDIYTYCPTFFTAMKEAVHQRWFDVPAGHRAPCDVFSDELRNNVATLLNKIELKEGAQL; translated from the coding sequence ATGAATTTTCAAGGAATCATACCCCCGGTAGTCACGTTATTTGATGAAGCAGGAAATTTAGATTTAATGCTGAACAAACGGTATATTGATAAACTAATTTCACAGAATATTCATGGAATTTTGTTGATGGGAAGTTCTGGTGAATTCTCATCACTTACGACAGAAGAACGCAAGCTTTACGTTCGCGAAATGATTAAGCACATAAATGGCCGTGTACCTGTTATGGTTGGCGTGGGTCATACCGCATTAAAAGATGTGCTTGATTTAACTTCCTATGCAGAAGAGCATGGAGCAGACGGTGTTCTTGTCGTGAACCCATATTACTGGAAATTGTCAGATGAGCAATTATATAGATTTTTTTCATGTGTTGCTGAACACACAAAGCTGCAAGTATTCATTTATAACATCCCTCAACTAACTGGGCAAAATTTGTCAGTTGAACTAATTAAAAGATTAGCCGAAGCACATTCCAACATCGTTGGTATAAAAGAAACAGTCAGTGATTTTGGCCACATTCGACAAGTACTAACAGAAACGAAAAAAGTACGCAGTGATTTTCAAGTTTTTTCTGCATTTGATGAGCATTTTCTTCCCGCTCTAATGATTGGGGCAGCAGGGAGCATTAACGGAAGTGCTGTCTTCGCTCCTGAAATAGCGGTGGATTTATATGAAACATTTCAAAAAGGTGATTTACTTACAGCACAAAAAAATCATCAAGTGATTTCAAAACTGATGGATATTTACACCTATTGCCCGACATTTTTTACTGCAATGAAAGAAGCCGTTCATCAGCGCTGGTTTGATGTTCCGGCTGGACATCGTGCCCCGTGCGATGTTTTCTCAGATGAATTACGAAATAATGTAGCAACCCTTTTAAATAAAATTGAATTGAAAGAAGGCGCCCAATTATGA
- a CDS encoding U32 family peptidase: MKQSRDLLEKLGYPTTDLSELPTSNKRFPDGAQYRIELPSVEGPVALKETLKEIDRLGLTIHRISQGSGIMLQTDEEIKEMCELTAERGMELSLFVGPRGTWDVSAAPLTPGGKSQGIRHEGADQLVYAMEDLKRGAELGLRGALVADEGLLLLTKEMKKSGQLPEDFVVKVSVQMGAANPVSVKLMEDIGADTYNVPPALTLPKLAAIRQAIDIPIDLYVEVPDTFGGFLRYYEIPEIIRVLAPVYIKFGLRNHPDVYPSGKQWENTNISLVQERVRRASIGIQMIERYYPEAKTSELGAKGLGIAKIHKTATN; this comes from the coding sequence ATGAAACAATCACGCGACTTACTTGAAAAATTAGGTTATCCAACAACAGATCTTAGTGAACTTCCAACATCAAATAAAAGATTTCCGGACGGTGCACAATATCGAATCGAACTTCCAAGTGTAGAAGGACCAGTTGCTCTTAAAGAAACGTTAAAAGAAATTGACCGTCTTGGCTTAACCATTCACCGTATTTCTCAGGGAAGCGGTATCATGCTTCAAACAGATGAAGAAATAAAAGAAATGTGTGAATTGACTGCAGAACGTGGCATGGAATTAAGTTTGTTTGTCGGCCCGCGCGGCACATGGGATGTTAGTGCAGCACCGCTTACACCAGGTGGAAAATCACAAGGAATCCGCCATGAAGGCGCAGATCAGCTTGTGTATGCAATGGAAGATTTGAAAAGAGGAGCAGAACTTGGACTTCGCGGAGCATTGGTTGCTGATGAGGGTCTTCTTCTCTTGACGAAAGAAATGAAAAAAAGCGGACAGCTGCCTGAGGATTTTGTTGTAAAAGTATCAGTACAAATGGGGGCAGCTAATCCGGTATCAGTAAAACTTATGGAAGACATTGGTGCAGATACATACAATGTGCCACCTGCATTGACACTGCCTAAGCTTGCAGCCATTCGTCAAGCCATTGATATTCCGATTGATTTATATGTAGAGGTGCCAGATACTTTCGGTGGATTCCTTCGTTATTATGAAATACCTGAGATTATTCGAGTTTTAGCACCGGTTTATATTAAATTTGGACTTCGTAATCATCCTGATGTATACCCATCTGGAAAACAATGGGAAAATACCAATATCTCACTTGTTCAAGAACGTGTACGTCGTGCCTCGATTGGTATTCAGATGATTGAAAGATATTATCCAGAAGCAAAAACATCAGAACTTGGAGCAAAAGGACTCGGTATTGCCAAAATCCATAAAACAGCAACAAATTAA
- a CDS encoding C-terminal binding protein, which translates to MAYKVILTDYEFENLQYEEEVFQNSGLDIEFIKVQCKTEEEVIEHAKDADAILNQYAPVSRRVIESLQNTKIISRYGVGVNTIDLDAAKEKRITVANVPDYGMEEVSNHALALLLSWARKVTLLNNEVKKGNWDFKACVPIHRFNEQTVGVLGFGRIPRRLIEKVKPLGFKTVAYDPFVSGEEMAAVGVEKMELDDLIRHADYLSVHVPLIPDTYHLINEERLSKMKRNAVIINTARGPIIDEKALADALKKGIIAGAALDVTEEEPVSINNPLLEMDNVIITPHSAWYSEEAMIELRQKAAKNIVQVLSGTKTPYALT; encoded by the coding sequence ATGGCATATAAAGTAATATTAACTGATTATGAATTTGAAAACTTACAATATGAAGAAGAGGTATTTCAAAATAGTGGATTGGACATTGAATTCATTAAAGTACAATGTAAAACAGAAGAAGAGGTTATTGAGCATGCAAAAGATGCCGATGCCATATTAAACCAATATGCACCTGTCTCACGCCGAGTGATTGAATCTCTACAAAACACAAAAATCATTTCCCGTTATGGAGTCGGCGTTAATACAATTGATCTAGATGCGGCAAAAGAAAAGAGGATTACTGTTGCAAATGTTCCAGATTACGGAATGGAAGAGGTTTCTAACCATGCTTTGGCTCTCTTACTTTCATGGGCTCGTAAAGTAACGCTATTAAACAATGAAGTTAAAAAAGGCAACTGGGACTTTAAGGCATGTGTACCAATACATCGCTTTAATGAACAAACGGTTGGTGTACTAGGCTTTGGCCGTATTCCTCGTCGTCTTATTGAAAAGGTAAAACCTCTTGGGTTTAAAACAGTTGCATATGACCCATTCGTATCTGGTGAAGAAATGGCTGCTGTTGGTGTTGAAAAAATGGAGCTTGATGACTTGATTCGTCACGCAGATTATTTGTCAGTACATGTACCGCTTATTCCTGATACATACCATTTAATTAATGAAGAGCGGCTATCTAAAATGAAAAGAAATGCAGTAATTATTAACACTGCACGCGGTCCAATTATAGATGAAAAAGCATTAGCTGATGCCCTTAAAAAAGGAATAATAGCCGGTGCAGCACTTGATGTGACAGAAGAGGAGCCTGTCAGCATTAATAACCCGTTACTTGAAATGGACAACGTAATTATTACCCCTCACAGTGCCTGGTATTCTGAGGAAGCAATGATTGAACTTAGACAAAAGGCAGCAAAAAACATCGTTCAAGTATTAAGTGGTACAAAAACACCATACGCTTTGACGTAA
- a CDS encoding fumarylacetoacetate hydrolase family protein: MKIATFSVGEDQHIGIMQDESIISLTELSAEEFPPCLKTFIERNNELRARVDQLIEQSENDIVTFPLSDVRILPPLTQPEKIICVGLNYIDHCKETGMEPPSSPVIFSKYANAIIGHNEAVEIPVNSNEVDFEAELAIVIGKEAKCVSEEEATDYVFGYTIMNDISARDLQFSDGQWSRGKTADTFAPIGPVVVTHDEVGDPHNLKISLELNGEMMQDSNTNNLIFTVPKIISFLSQSMTLKPGDLIATGTPPGVGMGRNPKVWLKNGDQMNVTIEKIGTLSNHVK; this comes from the coding sequence ATGAAAATAGCAACGTTTTCTGTAGGTGAAGATCAGCATATCGGCATTATGCAAGATGAAAGTATTATTAGTCTAACGGAACTTAGTGCAGAGGAATTCCCACCTTGTTTGAAAACCTTTATTGAACGTAACAATGAGTTAAGGGCACGAGTTGATCAGCTAATTGAGCAATCTGAGAATGACATAGTCACTTTCCCGCTTTCAGATGTAAGAATACTTCCACCACTAACTCAACCGGAAAAAATTATTTGCGTTGGGCTAAATTATATAGATCATTGCAAGGAAACGGGAATGGAACCACCGTCTTCGCCTGTCATCTTTTCAAAATATGCCAATGCAATTATCGGACATAATGAAGCGGTTGAAATCCCAGTAAATTCAAATGAAGTCGATTTTGAAGCAGAACTTGCAATTGTAATTGGAAAAGAGGCGAAATGTGTATCAGAAGAAGAGGCGACTGACTATGTATTCGGCTATACAATTATGAATGACATTAGCGCACGTGATTTACAATTTTCAGATGGGCAATGGTCCCGAGGCAAAACAGCGGACACATTTGCACCAATTGGCCCTGTTGTCGTCACACATGATGAAGTGGGGGACCCGCATAATCTTAAAATATCGCTTGAACTAAACGGAGAAATGATGCAGGATTCGAATACGAATAACTTGATTTTTACTGTTCCGAAAATCATATCATTTTTATCACAGTCCATGACATTAAAGCCGGGAGATCTGATTGCTACTGGTACACCGCCTGGAGTTGGAATGGGTCGTAATCCTAAAGTATGGTTAAAAAATGGTGATCAAATGAACGTTACAATTGAAAAAATCGGTACTCTTTCTAATCATGTGAAATAA
- a CDS encoding sugar kinase, which translates to MDVVTIGETMTLFTPNEEGPLRHARSFSMKFGGAESNVAIGLSRLGYKSRWISRLGEDEFGEAMLSFIRGEGVDVSFVTRDSEAPTGVFFKEFRRMNDTRVYYYRKHSAASKMSAELLPEEAIKDAAYLHITGITPALGQSSRSIIDKAIRIAKDNSTRIVFDPNLRLKIWSNENEARHYLTKYASECDIVMPGVAEAEFLFGTHTPEQYVDYFHDLGVNTVLMKLGKEGSLISAPSIPKTYVPGFLVERVVDPVGAGDAFAAGVLSGLLDGFSLNEAVRRGNAMGAMVTMVNGDAEGLPNRADLDLFMNGCKEDVKR; encoded by the coding sequence ATGGATGTTGTAACAATTGGTGAAACGATGACATTATTTACACCAAATGAAGAAGGTCCGTTGCGCCATGCCCGTTCCTTTTCAATGAAATTCGGTGGTGCAGAATCGAATGTAGCAATAGGGTTGAGCCGTCTTGGTTATAAGTCACGATGGATCAGCAGGCTTGGCGAGGATGAATTTGGTGAAGCGATGTTATCGTTTATCCGTGGTGAGGGGGTCGATGTCTCATTTGTTACACGTGATTCTGAGGCACCGACCGGAGTCTTTTTTAAAGAGTTCAGACGGATGAATGATACAAGGGTCTATTACTACCGGAAACATTCAGCAGCTAGCAAAATGTCTGCGGAATTGCTTCCTGAAGAAGCAATTAAAGATGCCGCATACCTTCATATTACCGGTATTACTCCTGCGCTTGGTCAATCTTCCCGTTCTATCATTGACAAAGCAATTCGTATTGCTAAAGATAACTCCACAAGGATTGTCTTTGATCCAAATTTACGCTTAAAAATATGGTCTAATGAAAACGAAGCACGACACTACCTAACAAAATACGCTTCTGAGTGTGATATCGTCATGCCAGGTGTGGCTGAAGCTGAATTTTTATTTGGTACACACACACCTGAGCAATATGTAGATTATTTTCACGATCTTGGTGTCAATACAGTTTTGATGAAATTAGGAAAAGAGGGTTCTCTAATCTCAGCTCCTTCGATACCGAAAACATATGTACCAGGCTTTTTAGTGGAAAGGGTTGTTGATCCTGTTGGTGCCGGTGACGCATTTGCAGCAGGTGTTCTATCAGGCCTACTAGATGGATTTTCTCTAAATGAAGCTGTTCGGAGAGGTAATGCAATGGGAGCAATGGTAACGATGGTAAATGGTGATGCAGAGGGGCTGCCAAATCGTGCTGATCTTGATTTGTTTATGAATGGCTGCAAGGAAGATGTCAAAAGGTAG
- a CDS encoding bifunctional 4-hydroxy-2-oxoglutarate aldolase/2-dehydro-3-deoxy-phosphogluconate aldolase, whose protein sequence is MSKLEELKQGKLVAVIRGARPNQIIPIARALKEGGIRTLEITVETPRVCHLIESVKEEFGNQMIVGAGTVLDPETARNTIMAGAEFIFSPTVNVETIKMAKRYGIISIPGAFTPTEILTAYEHGADMIKVFPADALGVGYFKSLKGPLPHIPLMPTGGVNLDNLASFLEAGAVAAGLGGSLLNPTKLISDDHYAELADTARKFTSIVQKSNHNRMLNV, encoded by the coding sequence GTGAGTAAACTTGAAGAACTAAAACAAGGAAAGCTTGTCGCTGTTATTCGCGGTGCCCGTCCAAACCAAATTATACCGATTGCTCGAGCTTTGAAAGAAGGCGGTATCCGAACATTAGAAATCACAGTAGAAACACCTAGAGTATGTCATTTAATTGAAAGTGTGAAAGAAGAGTTTGGTAATCAAATGATTGTTGGTGCCGGCACAGTTTTAGATCCAGAAACTGCTCGTAATACCATTATGGCTGGAGCTGAATTTATCTTTTCTCCGACAGTCAATGTGGAAACGATTAAAATGGCGAAACGTTACGGCATTATCAGCATTCCCGGAGCGTTCACCCCAACAGAAATTTTGACAGCTTACGAGCATGGGGCAGACATGATAAAAGTATTTCCGGCAGATGCGCTAGGGGTGGGCTACTTTAAAAGTCTAAAAGGTCCGCTTCCTCATATCCCTCTTATGCCAACGGGTGGTGTTAATCTCGACAATCTTGCTTCATTTTTAGAGGCAGGTGCTGTCGCGGCAGGACTTGGCGGATCATTACTAAATCCAACCAAATTAATATCAGATGATCATTATGCTGAGCTTGCTGATACGGCAAGAAAATTTACGTCCATCGTGCAAAAAAGTAATCATAATCGAATGTTAAATGTTTAA